GAACATTTACTTTTCAATATCTGATGggcatttttgttttttaaatatctcctTTAGTTCTGGCGattctttcattaaattgCTCAAAGAGAGCGCTCGGCTCTTTACGAATGATTCGACGGGTTGAATCAGGTAGTCCGACGGAAGAGAGCCGTCTATATTGAAACCTCTTTCTGGTTCCGTATAAATTTCAACGGCTTTCATTATATGATTTAAGATAGATCTTGCTTGTTTTGCATCGAAGCAAGaacataaatattcaaattcgATATCAGAATACTGCGTTTCGACGTCTCTCGTGGTAGGTTCTGGAATCTTTGGAATTGCGACCGGTTTAGTTTTTCCTTTTGCTctcttaacaatattttttaaggttcTTAAAGAACATGGTTCGTAATTTGGCAAATCCGGATAATCGAATGTAGACATGTTTCTCATGTAAGCTGGCAAATGCTCTTGCAGAGTTTTCTTTGCAACTTTAGCGCATTGACATGTTTTAggtttcataaatttaaaatagctcTCCCATTTAGGTTCGCGAATGTGCACTAATTCTTTATCTTTAGGTAACTCTTTTTGATGAGAGACTGGCTTCGGCTCCTCGATCTGTTCACTTTTAGTTTCATCAATAAATGGTATCGGTTCCAGAGAATGGTGACAAAAGCAATGAGGTAATTTACAAGGGCAAAGACATTCCGTTCGGACATTTTTTGTATTCGGCATTTCTTTTTGCAGTATTTGCATTACAGAACTCTGCTCCTTCAATTCTAACAGTTGTTCTGATGGTCTGTATTGTACGGGTACGTCGTAAGTGTTATCGTGGCTGTCCGTTAGGTCTGGCTCTTTCGTGCATACATTATCAAAAAAGTGTTCCATTTTATCGGCAAATTCTTGTAAATTATCGCAAGCGGCATAAATACATGTTTTGTTTACAACTAAGACGGGTAAATGGGAAGAGCTAGAACGGTAAGGTTTAGGGCAAATATCTCTATCAAGTGATACTTTAGAGCCGTCATCGCCAAAAATATAGAAGGGTCGAAGTTCAGGTACGGGAGTGTGGAATTCTTCTTCTTCCGGCTCAAACAGACTCTCCGCGTTTGGGTTCTCAAGAATTTCACTTATCTGTAATAACATAAGTTTCTCTATGTTTAATAGGAAGTCGGCTTGTTCAGGTAACGTATGTAAAGAGTAACTAATAAACTCATGGAACTTTTTAACCACATGAAACACTTTTTCTCTCCATATCTGTTGGAATCTTTCCCGTCTTTCCTCcttttctatttctattttaatttcgaCATCTTTTCTGGCGACTTCCTTAGTTAAAAgtttaaggatttttttatgttcatatGTGGCTTGGCTTAgtagtttttcattttcttgCTTTTCTTTCATAGCGACGTAAATCTGACAAGCGAGGTTTTGACATTCGAGCAACTGTCGGAGTTTTTCTATAGTGATATGcttttctacatttatgtcGTGGACTTTGTTACCTAACTCCATACGCGATTGCTCCATTTTTGAGATAAATTGTTCTTTTAATtcagatttctttttttcgaGTTTTTCAGTGTAACGGTCATAGAGCATAGTCGCTTGTTGTTTTAACAAAGTCTTATAATGATTCGACATCTTTGAAAACGCTTCCTCTTTAACGCGTTCTATTTCTGCGATGGcagaatttaataacaaactttcgattttattaattgaagtCGTATACAACATTGTAAATTCATGAAATGCATCTCTTATTTTATCAGAATTTTTCTGGGCCGCTTTCTTTGAAAGTTCTTCGGTTTGTTGTTTACATAATTCTTCGATGCTCTTTTTCCATTGTATATCACTCTCTAGTAGAGCTCCTTGTTTTTCCTCTTCGAGtcttttaaaatgatattggAGTATAATTTCACCGTAGTATTCCAGTCCTCTGAAGCCTAGTTTTGAGAGAAATTCCTTTTTCAACGGCTTGAGTACAGTTCTTCCCTTTAAGAGATCTTCAGGAGGTGCATACCAGTCATAGCCTCCCCCTTTTAGGACCGGTTCCAAGCCAGCCAGTACCTTGTGTTTGTGTGTCATAGATTTGAAGAACACTTTTGCCAACGACGGTGTCATCGTTTTCTTTATAACACTCTGTGTAGGCACTTGATTTTTCTCGAGGTAGCATTTCCTGAGGTAATAGTTTTCGCTTAGTCTGtccattataaaaattaatacaaattcaactaaaattgtaataaataaatatacattattataaatgacgttttttaatctaattgatatatgtcaagttcaatttttctataaatatttggaCATAGTCAATATTACAACAAGTttctattcaattttatagtcAAATTAGGATATCTGGTCCTATGATATGCGTTACTATCACGGTTATGTATTAACAAagatccatccaaacatttgcatttataatttaattaagatttaaaaaccattactttttatctacctaaaatttcaatcaatttaattacgatttttactcaaaaaaaggtgtaaaaaatactttataatattcaataaatttttatttattaaaatactatttcatttattaaaaaattaatattatctgcttataaatattaaatgtcagTCATAATTATCTATGTAACTTCGCTAACCGCCATTTGCTGCAACAAGTTCATGACGTGGCAAAATCTTTCTTTTATCTCTGTGACCGAGCGATGTGGTAACAACTCCCTTATTCGTCCAAACACTTGCTCTGACCCAGCCTCCCCTTTTAGAACTTGCAACATAGTCTTATCTTCATCTCTGGTCCAACTTTTTGGTTCCAATTTAATTGGAGCAGTatctatttttactttgtgCATTGTGGTTTTAACTTCATCtcttattaaacttttagcATCGGATTTAACTGAAGGTACTTCTATTTTTGCTTGTTTCACTTTAGCTGTCTCATCTTTCTTTGGACAAGTTGTTTTTACATCCACCTTAtcttttttgtcttttttactttcttttatttccaaATCTTTTTTCTCTCTAGTACTTTTATTCTTTGTGACACCTTTTCCTTTAACTGATTTATTCAAAGTAACTGTACAATCTTTATGTTTCGTATTATCGTTTAcgtctttgatattttttgtaggTGATTTAAGTTGCTTTTTAGGTCTCTTTGATGGAATTTTACATGTACTTTTGCTATTTCTTTTCGGGGAGGATCTTTCGTCGTCAGACTCCGGCGGTGAGAGATGACAATGAGCGGGGGCGAGACGTCTCGCATGAACTCTATAAGGTTCTTTGCTGTATGGATATGTAACTGAGGCAGGACGTAACATTCTTCCATGTTGTAGGAATACTCTCTCTTGaatgtactaaaaataaaaaagtctttatattattagttacgCGACTTATTAACTAGATTAGAGTAAGTTTATCAAAGCAAATCACTTACCACCGTATCTAAATTCTGTTTAGCCTCCAATTTTCGCTTGTTATCGTTTTCATCTTCGAACTCCCAAACGTCATATCCCTTATCTTCCGTTAGAAACTTTTCATCCAATACTGCTGTGCTGTTCTCATATA
This DNA window, taken from Papilio machaon chromosome 16, ilPapMach1.1, whole genome shotgun sequence, encodes the following:
- the LOC106715780 gene encoding uncharacterized protein LOC106715780, yielding MLPSMPILFTRESRDGFGNKIEPSSCFFGQSSVSKTAIIPEAPVQKVEQKVAKAINKDPEPKETSSTKKNEPPKLDKNALEIALVRSYYRKVQLRFTSNSTSINKFQQFQELLKKFDPRKETPVDLYRQVEQLFGDEHKDIVEEFLLFLKPGQAAEVGRFMDHFMMVQMTNFINELRITLARKPTVLRKILREMTNGVNCGTSDSMKARILPHLRSNPRLIQMFKSLFPDERPPDSVYENSTAVLDEKFLTEDKGYDVWEFEDENDNKRKLEAKQNLDTVYIQERVFLQHGRMLRPASVTYPYSKEPYRVHARRLAPAHCHLSPPESDDERSSPKRNSKSTCKIPSKRPKKQLKSPTKNIKDVNDNTKHKDCTVTLNKSVKGKGVTKNKSTREKKDLEIKESKKDKKDKVDVKTTCPKKDETAKVKQAKIEVPSVKSDAKSLIRDEVKTTMHKVKIDTAPIKLEPKSWTRDEDKTMLQVLKGEAGSEQVFGRIRELLPHRSVTEIKERFCHVMNLLQQMAVSEVT
- the LOC123721791 gene encoding uncharacterized protein LOC123721791 → MDRLSENYYLRKCYLEKNQVPTQSVIKKTMTPSLAKVFFKSMTHKHKVLAGLEPVLKGGGYDWYAPPEDLLKGRTVLKPLKKEFLSKLGFRGLEYYGEIILQYHFKRLEEEKQGALLESDIQWKKSIEELCKQQTEELSKKAAQKNSDKIRDAFHEFTMLYTTSINKIESLLLNSAIAEIERVKEEAFSKMSNHYKTLLKQQATMLYDRYTEKLEKKKSELKEQFISKMEQSRMELGNKVHDINVEKHITIEKLRQLLECQNLACQIYVAMKEKQENEKLLSQATYEHKKILKLLTKEVARKDVEIKIEIEKEERRERFQQIWREKVFHVVKKFHEFISYSLHTLPEQADFLLNIEKLMLLQISEILENPNAESLFEPEEEEFHTPVPELRPFYIFGDDGSKVSLDRDICPKPYRSSSSHLPVLVVNKTCIYAACDNLQEFADKMEHFFDNVCTKEPDLTDSHDNTYDVPVQYRPSEQLLELKEQSSVMQILQKEMPNTKNVRTECLCPCKLPHCFCHHSLEPIPFIDETKSEQIEEPKPVSHQKELPKDKELVHIREPKWESYFKFMKPKTCQCAKVAKKTLQEHLPAYMRNMSTFDYPDLPNYEPCSLRTLKNIVKRAKGKTKPVAIPKIPEPTTRDVETQYSDIEFEYLCSCFDAKQARSILNHIMKAVEIYTEPERGFNIDGSLPSDYLIQPVESFVKSRALSLSNLMKESPELKEIFKKQKCPSDIEK